One window from the genome of Plasmodium relictum strain SGS1 genome assembly, chromosome: 12 encodes:
- a CDS encoding large ribosomal subunit assembling protein, putative, which yields MRPLNDQETMLVFKKLAKFVGNNLLSMLSYNNEEYVFRLHKLNVYFIRADVVKQAESINKKSLISLGICIGKFTKANNFFIKITCISFLNEFCIHKIWLKESGEKNFLFGNNVLKSHLLKVSDNIKKGDGVIVLSMNDNPIGFGISIRNTQEIKILNVTDTILIHQGDVGEYLRSESTI from the exons atgaGGCCGTTAAATGATCAAGAAACTATGCTAGTTTTCAAAAAACTTGCTAAATT tgtAGGGAATAATTTGTTAAGTATGTTGTCTTACAATAATGAAGAATATGTCTTTAGATTACATAAATTAAATGTTTATTTCATTAg AGCTGATGTTGTTAAGCAAGCAGAATCtatcaataaaaaatcatta atATCCTTAGGAATATGCATAGGAAAATTCACTAAAGctaataacttttttataaagattacttgtatttcttttttaaatgaattttgTATTCATAAAATTTGGTTAAAAGAATCAGGAGAAAAGAATTTTCTATTTGGAAACAATGTTTTAAAA agccatttattaaaagtaagtgataatataaaaaaaggagaCGGAGTAATAGTTTTATCAATGAACGATAACCCAATTGGATTTGGAATATCAATAAGAAATACacaagaaataaaaattttaaatgttaCAGATACTATATTAATTCACCAg gGTGATGTCGGAGAATATTTAAGAAGTGAATCAACTATCTAG
- the ApiAP2 gene encoding transcription factor with AP2 domain(s), putative has protein sequence MDENINNEHIFNSSVLNMDNNSAENNQIDSSLDSKKKVGRPKGAAATNKVIKKEEKVSTSSSGYPGVSWNKRMCAWLAFFYDGASRRSRTFHPKHFNMDKEKARLAAVEFMKTVENNGRKKTTKNKSGRNKAKQLNENPLASLHNNNSNNLNSVSSNSNNLQMQLMSMNPAFYMQSLNRNFNLSNISGSERNNLNNAFNSLNNSNLNNLPKNIQDQNALYMHNPLFSNIHLLNNSNSNLNNNNTNNSNNNLHYLNDLIFHTNLLQGNLGFHDRNINNSSNEILNLDENLGLQNKDVENLMNALFRQNYNMNLNLSNIDKHFLHNNNQVINTSTSNNSNNNNNNTTNNNSSNSTNNNNTSNSINSNSSQNHHLYLSNHNNEIFENNNESNNNQSNLSNFYDYNFDLYRGNISPHILDMVHRMNNELKEGKNLENINDDTNDLNFRLHENSAWINQLRHSHNNLCNNLNSNHCDLCHTTSPQHNLKNQIEINKRKKSSSLSMNNRKNELLEENGNNFDLNLPCNCSSQLRNQKNHFCLYYNQSNSSSQNENYNYLNWNGNSNNNLINNMEKNEDSVDNSNNNRNINDSNVICLSNNNQNNSHQQNQKHISQNIDMNQKQNSHSTQYSNNQNIQDIQKQIHFQNQQNMNTDIHNPLHLVKQNSNYSQKSLNNKKKASKDNRKSLPHPLNMQQTSKKNSVNSNFLEHNNLCTKLNSIINFEWINSDLKLNSNGNKSTFDKGET, from the coding sequence ATggatgaaaatataaataatgaacacatatttaattcttctgTATTAAATATGGATAATAATTCTGCGGAAAATAACCAAATTGATAGTTCATTAgactcaaaaaaaaaagtaggtAGACCAAAAGGGGCAGCAGCAACAAACAAAgtgataaaaaaagaagaaaaagtatCTACTTCATCTTCTGGTTATCCAGGCGTTAGCTGGAATAAACGTATGTGCGCGTGGTTAGCTTTTTTCTATGATGGGGCATCCAGAAGAAGTAGAACATTTCATCCCAAACATTTTAATATGGATAAAGAGAAAGCTAGATTAGCTGCAGTAGAATTTATGAAAACAGTAGAAAATAACGGTAGAAAAAaaacaacaaaaaataaatcaggAAGAAATAAAGCAAAACAACTAAATGAAAATCCATTAGCATCAttacataataataatagtaataatttaaatagtgTAAGTTcaaatagtaataatttaCAAATGCAATTAATGTCAATGAACCCAGCATTTTACATGCAAAGTTTAAACAGAAATTTTAACCTGTCAAATATTTCAGGAAGtgaaagaaataatttaaataatgctTTTAACTCATTGAACAACTCAAATTTAAACAATTTACCAAAAAATATTCAAGATCAAAATGCtttatatatgcataatCCTCTATTTAGcaatattcatttattaaataattctaataGTAACctaaataataacaatacgaataattctaataataatttacattatttaaacgatttaatttttcacaCAAATTTGCTACAAGGAAATTTAGGATTTCATGatagaaatattaataatagttCAAATGAAATTTTGAATTTAGATGAAAATTTGGGATTGCAAAACAAAGATGtagaaaatttaatgaatgCTTTATTTAgacaaaattataatatgaaCTTAAACTTATCTAATATAGATAAGCACTTCTTACATAATAATAACCAAGTTATTAATACGTCAACTTCTAATAAtagcaataataataacaacaATACTACGAATAATAACTCTTCTAATAGTaccaataataataacaccTCTAATTCTATTAATAGTAATTCCTCACAAAATCATCACTTATATTTGTCAAAtcataataatgaaatatttgaaaataataatgaatcaAATAACAATCAGTCGAACCTGTCaaatttttatgattatAATTTTGATTTATACAGAGGAAATATATCTCCTCATATATTGGATATGGTACATAGAAtgaataatgaattaaaagaaggaaaaaatttagaaaatataaatgatgatacaaatgatttaaattttcgTTTACATGAAAATTCAGCATGGATTAATCAATTGAGGCATTCTCACAATAATTTATGCAACAATTTAAATAGCAATCACTGTGACTTATGCCATACCACATCTCCGCaacataatttaaaaaatcaaatagaaattaataaaaggaAGAAATCTAGTTCTCTTAGTAtgaataatagaaaaaatgaattactAGAAGAAAATGGAAATAATTTTGACTTGAATTTACCTTGTAATTGTTCTTCTCAATTAAGAAAtcaaaaaaatcatttttgtTTGTATTATAACCAGTCTAATTCTTCTTcacaaaatgaaaattataattatttaaattggaatggtaattcaaataataatttaattaataatatggaaaaaaatgaagattcAGTAGATAATTCGAATAATAATAGAAACATAAATGATTCTAATGTAATATGCTTGTCAAataataatcaaaataattCACATCAACAAAATCAGAAACATATATCACAAAATATAGATATGAATCAAAAACAAAATTCTCACTCAACACAATATTCtaataatcaaaatattCAAGATATTCAAAAACAAATACACTTTCAAAATCAGCAAAACATGAATACAGATATTCACAATCCATTACATCTAGTAAAGCAAAACAGTAATTACTCTCAAAAAAgtttgaataataaaaaaaaagcatcAAAAGATAACAGAAAGTCATTACCTCATCCATTAAATATGCAACAgacatcaaaaaaaaattcagttAACTCAAATTTTTTGGAGCATAACAATTTATGTACAAAATTGAACAGcattataaattttgaatGGATTAATTCagatttaaaattaaattcaaaTGGAAATAAAAGCACATTTGATAAAGGCGAAAcgtaa
- the RPN2 gene encoding 26S proteasome regulatory subunit RPN2, putative, giving the protein MAFENNLTKSDIVTSASGVISLLNEEEASLKIFGLEKLNSIVDIYWPELADYIFKIEELCEDNNFIGKELANLVASKVYFHLEKYSEALKYALCAGKLFNINEKSQYVETMLAKCIEKYVEIREMNYENSNNNNIDSDNTYNKNDLNLYNNDNNNIKNDSDIFKGDLNNEINKKMESLVDEMLEVCIRNNSIKEALGVALDARRLDKVEYIILNAPNKIEILQHSIANEKHINTTKKFRKDFFKLLVKIYLSLSEEELKNEYINLCECLFYINDYKKVAEILLNLLDNYHLMAYQISFDLVDFENKTFLKNILRRIKEILKQNKSFYCGDKNDSSSLNETKNKINYNASTEEKNDIISNPEDKNANDDNSAIEVKNEKNDTISNNANNEENENRGNLTEEKTLEESDKRTSENNNMLRKQEKNKISDDIMKHVSENHKLYDKIKKLVYILTGKVTVNLYIEFLHRNNHADLILLDTYKSVVDSRSSITHHGIVIAHALMQTGTTCDVFLRSNIEWLSKAINWAKFSATASLGVVYKGHVNESFIVLSTHLPYNDISREITNHLNVGLAPSGVYSEGGSLYALGLIHANYNTNDKKVRNYLLSQLKLNVNDEVLQHGCCLGLGLVCLGDNDDEQVYDELKAVMYSDSAVAGESAAYAIGLLKLGSGDEKCVDELLAYAHDTQHEKITRACSISLGFVMFQKEKEADMLIEELINDKDAIIRYGGMFTIALAYCGLSNYNKHIIKKLLHFSVSDVSDDVRRAAVIALGFVLCNTPTQVPKFLNLLIESYNPHVRYGAALALGIACSASGNEEAVNMLMPLLTDTTDFVRQSAFISLGLIFQQSNEHVNPNFKKYKDDIMKILSDKHEDIIAKFGAIVSAGLLDICGRNAISTFFTRRGNIIRPQAAVGFCLFSQLWYWFPLIHMISLTFLPTCLIALTEDLKVPKNFSVISTCKNHNFDYPSFLSKEKTQEKKETVTAVLSTTVKRKTLKLKKQKNDKLTKEKTTQDDNSSVLSDGKSMKNLEILSTAATVGQSSHVSHAGSIEGSANGENTNDQGNDGNNISNLQKNKRSDTKNKNINNISSNNNTVDMKNPCRVIKMQEKYIEYLTNSRYKPVLPTRKSGFIMLIDTTPTEPSEYIEASIEDSTKKEAPPFEPFAWKEEN; this is encoded by the coding sequence ATGGCATTTGAAAACAATTTAACTAAGAGTGATATTGTGACCTCTGCTTCAGGTGTTATTTCTCTGTTAAACGAAGAAGAAGCaagtttaaaaatttttggtTTAGAAAAATTGAATTCCATTGTTGATATATATTGGCCAGAATTAGCAgattatattttcaaaatagaagaattatgtgaagataataattttattggAAAAGAGTTGGCAAATTTAGTTGCTAGTAAGGTTTATTTTCACTTAGAAAAATATTCAGAGGCATTGAAATATGCATTGTGTGCAGGAAAATtgtttaatataaatgaaaaatctCAATATGTAGAAACAATGTTAGCAAAATGTATTGAAAAATACGTAGAAATAAGAGAAATGAATTATGAGAAcagcaataataataatatagatTCCGATAAtacttataataaaaatgacttaaatttatacaataatgataataacaatataaaaaatgattcagatatttttaaaggtgatttaaataatgaaattaataaaaaaatggaatCACTTGTTGATGAAATGTTAGAAGTATGCATAAGAAATAATAGCATTAAAGAAGCATTAGGAGTTGCCTTAGATGCAAGACGTTTAGATAAAGtagaatatataattttaaatgcgccaaataaaatagaaatattgCAACATTCTATAGCCAATGAAAAACATATAAACACTACAAAAAAATTTCGAaaagatttttttaaattattagtaaaaatatatctttctTTAAGCGAAGAAGAATtgaaaaatgaatatattaatCTATGTGAAtgcttattttatataaatgattatAAAAAGGTTGcagaaattttattaaatttattagatAACTACCATCTAATGGCATATCAAATATCCTTTGATTTGGTAGACtttgaaaataaaacttttttgaaaaatattttaaggaGAATAAAAGAGATATTAAAGCAAAACAAGAGTTTCTATTGCGGAGATAAAAATGATTCCAGTTCACTaaatgaaacaaaaaataaaattaattataatgcATCTactgaagaaaaaaatgatattataaGCAACCCTGAGGATAAAAATGCAAACGACGATAATAGTGCAATTGAAGtgaaaaatgagaaaaatgaTACAATATCAAACAATGCAAacaatgaagaaaatgaaaacagGGGAAATTTAACAGAAGAAAAAACATTAGAGGAATCAGATAAAAGAACttcagaaaataataatatgttaagaaaacaagaaaaaaataaaataagtgaTGATATAATGAAGCATGTAAGTGAAAACCATAAAttatatgataaaattaaaaaactaGTATATATCTTAACTGGGAAAGTAActgtaaatttatatatcgAATTTTTACATCGAAATAATCATGCTGATTTGATTTTGTTAGATACTTACAAAAGTGTAGTGGATTCAAGAAGTAGTATAACACACCATGGAATAGTAATAGCACATGCATTAATGCAAACAGGAACAACTTGTGATGTTTTTTTGCGTTCAAATATTGAGTGGTTATCAAAAGCAATTAATTGGGCAAAATTTTCAGCAACTGCTTCTTTAGGTGTTGTTTATAAAGGGCACGTAAATGAATCTTTTATTGTTTTATCTACGCATTTGCCATACAATGATATATCAAGGGAAATAACAAATCACTTAAATGTAGGTCTTGCCCCAAGTGGTGTATATTCAGAGGGTGGTTCATTGTATGCTCTTGGATTAATACATGCTAATTATAATACAAATGACAAAAAAGTAAGAAACTATTTATTGTctcaattaaaattaaatgtcAATGATGAAGTATTACAACATGGTTGTTGTCTAGGCCTAGGTTTAGTATGTTTAGGAGATAACGATGATGAACAAGTATATGATGAGTTAAAAGCAGTTATGTATTCCGATTCGGCAGTAGCAGGAGAAAGTGCTGCTTACGCAATTGGTTTATTAAAGTTAGGAAGTGGAGATGAAAAATGCGTTGACGAATTACTGGCATACGCTCATGATACACAACATGAAAAAATAACAAGGGCATGCAGTATAAGCTTAGGATTTGTAATGtttcaaaaagaaaaagaagcaGATATGTTAATTGaagaattaataaatgaCAAAGATGCTATCATAAGATATGGAGGTATGTTTACTATTGCATTAGCTTATTGTGGCTTATCTAATTATAATAagcatataataaaaaaattattgcaTTTTTCTGTATCTGATGTAAGCGATGATGTTAGAAGAGCTGCTGTTATAGCATTAGGTTTTGTTTTATGTAATACACCTACACAAGTAcccaaatttttaaatttattgatTGAGAGTTATAATCCCCATGTACGTTATGGTGCAGCATTAGCTTTAGGTATTGCTTGTTCAGCATCAGGGAACGAAGAAGCAGTAAATATGTTAATGCCATTATTAACAGATACTACCGATTTTGTTAGGCAGAGTGCCTTTATATCTTTAGGATTAATTTTTCAACAATCAAATGAACATGTTAATcctaattttaaaaaatataaagatgacattatgaaaattttatcaGACAAACATGAGGATATTATTGCAAAATTTGGAGCTATAGTAAGTGCTGGTTTATTAGATATATGTGGTAGAAATGCTATTTCAACTTTTTTTACAAGAAGAGGAAATATTATTAGACCTCAGGCAGCTGTCGGTTTTTGCTTATTTAGCCAATTATGGTATTGGTTTCCTCTAATTCATATGATAAGCTTAACTTTTTTGCCCACGTGTCTAATTGCATTAACAGAAGATTTGAAAGTTCCTAAAAATTTTAGTGTTATATCAACTTGTAAGAATCATAATTTTGATTACCCATCTTTTTTAAGTAAAGAAAAAactcaagaaaaaaaagaaacagtTACAGCAGTTTTATCAACTACTGTTAAGAGAAAAACgcttaaattaaaaaagcaaaaaaatgataaattaacaaaagaaaaaacaacaCAAGATGATAATAGTTCTGTTCTATCAGATGGAAAATCtatgaaaaatttagaaattttAAGTACAGCTGCTACAGTAGGTCAATCAAGTCACGTTTCTCATGCAGGAAGTATTGAAGGTAGTGCAAATGGCGAAAATACGAATGATCAGGGAAATGATGgaaataatatttcaaatttgcaaaaaaataaaagaagtgatactaaaaacaaaaatataaacaacatttcttctaataataatacagTTGATATGAAAAACCCATGCAGAGTAATCAAAATGCAAGAGAAATATATTGAATATTTAACCAACAGTAGATATAAACCAGTTCTTCCTACAAGAAAATCAGGTTTTATTATGCTGATAGACACAACGCCAACAGAACCATCTGAATATATTGAAGCAAGTATCGAAGATAGTACAAAAAAAGAAGCACCACCATTTGAACCGTTTGCATGgaaagaagaaaattaa
- the PPKL gene encoding protein phosphatase containing kelch-like domains, putative, which translates to MNNGIFKETNVCRKEKQKGDIPAPRFGHTATYLGNNKVAIFGGAVGDAGKYNITDDIYIYDLIQNKWKKLLTENTPTARAAHAAACVDEQQLVIYGGATGGGSLSLDDLYILDLRREPRYSWMIVPTKGVTPGRRYGHVMVYSKPNLIVFGGNDGQHTLNDVWFMHVEMPPFEWVNVVIPNNCKIPPQRVYHSADMCREGPATGMIVIFGGRSSENKSLDDTWGLRQHRDGRWDWVEAPIKKGSPPEARYQHSSVFIGSKMFILGGRNDNGCATPLPTALYNTETIEWVTLPPISKFRHISWVYKFTIYTFGGFSHQTQQYPTNELECLECYNLLTSLNSLDNEKKKCMKQSSLKQKQLTNENIKLQGNDLRNMNSYNLNSQDIINTQSQSLSNNQYVTSKQIYDLKNNSNIVSSLPNMQNTPYRNMCDSPASSLFRLSNRPMSNKIRLAAHAHAVQETGNDFALLVRKISIDKLEEEGRKINNGVLCTPVNYISEFKNTVYDKIITTLLNPNITQFEIQYNHNSDAIFIIPWADISILCSIVIDIFKQEDMVLKLRAPIKIYGDIHGQYYDLMRLFQLYKCPVEEDLGEKLNAIGDIDSNDYLFLGDYVDRGSNSLEVICLLFALKCKYPKQIHLIRGNHEDMAINSLYGFQEECKRRLKEDIMDKASCWAQINQVFEWLPIGAIVEEKILCIHGGIGKSIHKISDISQLRRPLIVSQVPQNLNEQKVTDLLWSDPTDNDSVLGTIPNDIRDPDGTGHIVKFGPDRVHKFLEDNDLQLIIRAHECVMDGFERFAGGKLITLFSATNYCNSHKNAGALLFIRRDLTVIPKLIYPAKDEIRFFNTWDTKMTELRPPTPPRNQPKMRELNYGAP; encoded by the exons ATGAATAATGGAATATTTAAAGAAACAAACGTTTGcagaaaagaaaaacaaaaaggtGATATTCCAGCCCCACGTTTTGGGCACACAGCTACATATTTAGGGAATAATAAAGTCGCAATATTTGGTGGAGCTGTAGGAGATGcaggaaaatataatataacagatgatatatatatatacgatttaatacaaaataaatGGAAAAAGTTATTAACAGAAAATACACCAACAGCTAGAGCTGCACATGCAGCAGCTTGTGTAGATGAACAGCAATTAGTTATTTATGGAGGAGCAACGGGTGGTGGGTCTTTATCCTTAGACGACTTATATATATTGGATTTAAGAAGAGAACCAAGATATTCTTGGATGATTGTTCCTACAAAAGGTGTAACCCCAGGTAGAAGATATGGTCACGTAATGGTTTACAGCAAACCTAATTTAATAGTTTTTGGAGGAAATGATGGACAACACACATTAAATGATGTATGGTTCATGCATGTAGAAATGCCCCCTTTTGAATGGGTTAATGTTGTAATACCAAATAACTGCAAAATACCACCACAAAGAGTTTATCATTCAGCTGATATGTGTAGAGAGGGGCCAGCTACAGGTATGATTGTCATATTTGGTGGGAGAAGCTCAGAAAATAAATCATTAGATGACACTTGGGGATTAAGACAACATAGAGACGGAAGATGGGATTGGGTTGAAGCTCCTATTAAAAAAGGCTCTCCTCCTGAAGCACGTTATCAACATTCTTCTGTTTTTATTGGATCGAAAATGTTTATATTGGGTGGCAGAAATGATAATGGATGTGCCACTCCTTTGCCAACTGCTCTTTATAATACTGAAACTATTGAATGGGTTACTCTACCTCCTATTTCTAAATTTAGACATATATCTTGGGTGTACAAATTTACAATTTACACTTTTGGGGGATTTAGTCATCAAACTCAACAATATCCAACGAATGAATTAGAATGTCTTGAATGCTACAACCTTTTAACTTCATTAAATAGCttagataatgaaaaaaaaaaatgcatgaAGCAGTCATctttaaaacaaaaacagTTAAcgaatgaaaatataaaacttCAAGGTAATGATCTTCGAAATATGAATTcctataatttaaatagtcAAGATATTATAAATACTCAATCACAGAGTTTATCAAATAATCAATATGTAACATCAAAACAAATATATGACCtgaaaaataattctaataTAGTTAGTTCTTTACCAAATATGCAAAATACTCCTTATAGAAATATGTGTGATTCTCCTGCATCTTCTTTATTTAGATTATCCAATAGGCCTATGTCCAATAAGATTAGATTAGCAGCACATGCACATGCAGTTCAAGAGACTGGAAATGATTTTGCATTACTAGTTAGAAAAATTTCTATTGATAAATTAGAAGAAGAaggaagaaaaattaataatggaGTTCTATGCACCCCGGTTAATTATATTAGTGAGTTCAAAAATACTGTTTATGACAAAATTATTACCACGTTACTAAATCCTAATATAACTCAATTTGAAATACAATATAATCATAATTCGGAtgctatttttataattcctTGGGCTgatatttctattttatgcTCTATTGTTATAGATATTTTCAAGCAAGAAGATATGGTGTTAAAGTTAAGGGCaccaataaaaatttatggTGATATACATGGACAGTATTATGATTTGATGCGATTATttcaattatataaatgCCCTGTGGAGGAAGATTTAGGAGAAAAGTTAAATGCAATAGGAGATATTGATTCCAATGATTATTTGTTTTTGGGAGATTATGTAGATAGAGGTTCCAATAGTTTAGAAGTTATTTGCTTGCTTTTTGCgttaaaatgtaaatatcCAAAGCAAATTCATTTAATACGAGGAAATCATGAAGATATGGCAATTAACAGTTTATATGGATTTCAAGAAGAATGCAAAAGGAGGTTAAAGGAGGATATAATGGATAAAGCATCATGCTGGGCACAGATAAATCAAGTTTTTGAGTGGCTTCCTATAGGTGCTATagtagaagaaaaaatattatgtatCCATGGTGGAATTGGAAAATCAATACATAAAATTTCAGATATATCACAATTGAGAAGGCCTTTAATAGTATCCCAAGTTCcacaaaatttaaatgagCAAAAAGTTACTGATCTATTATGGTCAGATCCAACTGATAATGATTCTGTATTAGGAACTATTCCTAATGATATAAGAGATCCTGACGGTACAGGTCATATTGTTAAATTTGGTCCAGATCGTGttcataaatttttagaGGATAATGATCTTCAGTTAATTATACGGGCACATGAATGTGTAATGGATGGATTCGAAAGATTTGCAGGAGGAAAATTAATAACATTATTTTCAGCAACTAATTATTGCAATTCACATAAAAATGCAGGGGCGTTATTATTCATTAGAAGAGATCTTACAGTAATACCAAAACTCATTTATCCAGCAAAGGATGAAATTCGATTTTTTAATACATG ggaTACAAAAATGACTGAATTGAGGCCACCAACACCACCAAGAAATCAACCCAAAATGAGGGAATTAAATTATGGTGCCCCAtaa